One part of the Nitrospira defluvii genome encodes these proteins:
- a CDS encoding Eco57I restriction-modification methylase domain-containing protein — protein sequence MMELLHAANVPLGLLTNGEHWMLVYAPRGETTGFASWYADLWVQEPITLRAFQSLLHLRRFLGVAADETLPALFAASSKDQQEVTDQLGYQVRRAVEMLVQAFDRIDAELGRQLLAGMPEKELYDSALTVMMRLVFLFSAEERKLLLLGDPLYDQHYAVSTLSELLRERADQHGEEVLERRHDAWCRLLATFRAVFAGVQHEGMRLPGYGGTLFDPDRYPFLEGRAKDTKWTNTAAKPLPINNRVVLHLLEALQLLRVKVPGGGPAEARRLSFRALDIEQIGHVYEGLLDHTAKRAPELILGLAGSKDKEPEIPLSKLEEFATKGTVDLVEFLHEETGKSENGLKRLLGESSEIDDHTLLIACRQDALLFQRVRPFAALLREDSFGQFVVVPEGSVYVTRGSDRRSTGTHYTPRSLTEPIVQYTLEPLVYVGPAEGKPKEEWQLKSPKELLDLKVCDMAMGSGAFLVQACRYLAERLVEAWEKVEKEHAGTFVTTPEGEISTGSVAERLIPADAAERLAIARRTVADRCLYGVDINPMAVEMAKLSLWLITLQRDRPFTFLNHALKCGDSLLGASSVQQIENFSLRPGEHQMTFATANLFRYVEAASDKRRALEDLPSNHHTQIETKNRLHAEAEAATAKVKALADCLIAFELRGLDSDAYEEQRADEAEKLQLLIKHDVDAGIETANPQSQLARTARESLRAHRTFHWPVEFPEVFARGGFDAFVGNPPFMGGTRLEPVFGTDFREYLVERIACGVRGMRGAADLCSYFFLRASQLLSSNGSAGLIGTNSLAQGDSATVGLERIVNSGAQIYRANSSSPWPGAASLEVAHVWFSKRHIGITPMLDGREVSSISAHLSEEGATIAFTLEANAGQAFEGAKTAGMGFVITEEEAHQLLSANPDSREVVKPYLNGEDVNTHPEHCPSRWIINFRDFPLERDESIPHCSPVARDFPDALSIVESRVKPERMQLEGRTPQERTLKERWWQFYLWRPAMTSALAGRSSALVSSRVTAHHNFVLVPTNVVFSDRLVVIAREDWGSFAIISSSIHAAWAHRPGATTHETRLTYLPTWAYSTFPFPPDLRGLETVGEAYSRYRRQLMLARREGLTRTYNRLHDPKNNSEDIARLRALHLEMDQAVAAAYGWIDLDLGHRFRDTKQGVRYTLSEPARRTVLDRLLALNHQRYEEEVRAGLHKRKGKSGKGRRKAEGMVQEDEAEYGTLKLDF from the coding sequence ATGATGGAGTTGCTCCACGCTGCGAATGTACCGCTCGGTCTCCTCACCAATGGCGAGCATTGGATGCTCGTCTATGCCCCACGCGGTGAAACAACGGGGTTCGCCTCTTGGTATGCCGACTTGTGGGTGCAAGAGCCGATCACCCTCAGGGCGTTCCAGTCACTCCTTCACCTTCGGCGATTCCTTGGCGTTGCTGCGGATGAAACCCTTCCAGCTCTCTTTGCCGCAAGCAGCAAGGATCAACAGGAAGTCACCGATCAGCTTGGTTATCAGGTTCGGCGGGCAGTCGAGATGCTGGTCCAAGCATTTGACCGGATCGACGCGGAATTGGGTCGCCAGCTACTCGCAGGTATGCCGGAGAAGGAACTGTATGACAGTGCACTCACGGTGATGATGCGGTTGGTATTTCTCTTCTCAGCGGAGGAGCGCAAACTTCTCCTGCTGGGCGATCCGCTCTACGATCAGCACTACGCCGTGTCCACGTTGAGCGAGTTACTTCGTGAACGAGCTGACCAGCATGGAGAGGAAGTGTTGGAGCGCCGTCACGACGCCTGGTGCCGCTTGTTGGCGACCTTCCGCGCCGTGTTTGCGGGTGTGCAACATGAGGGTATGCGTCTGCCTGGGTATGGCGGTACGCTTTTCGACCCAGACCGCTACCCCTTTCTTGAAGGGCGGGCGAAAGATACGAAGTGGACTAACACCGCGGCTAAGCCGCTGCCCATTAACAATCGCGTAGTTCTGCATCTGTTGGAAGCCTTGCAGCTGTTACGGGTCAAAGTGCCGGGGGGCGGACCAGCGGAAGCGCGGCGATTGTCGTTCCGCGCGCTCGATATCGAACAGATCGGCCATGTATACGAAGGTCTACTCGACCATACTGCCAAGCGTGCTCCTGAGCTGATTCTTGGTCTGGCGGGTTCGAAAGATAAAGAACCCGAGATCCCACTATCAAAGCTGGAGGAGTTTGCTACAAAAGGGACCGTGGACCTGGTCGAGTTTCTCCATGAGGAAACCGGTAAGAGCGAGAACGGCCTGAAGCGCCTGCTAGGAGAATCGTCGGAAATCGATGACCACACGCTCTTGATTGCCTGTAGGCAAGATGCACTCCTGTTTCAGCGAGTCAGACCATTTGCTGCCCTCCTGCGTGAAGACAGTTTCGGCCAATTCGTCGTTGTCCCTGAGGGCAGCGTCTACGTTACCCGCGGGTCAGACCGCCGCAGCACAGGCACCCATTACACCCCGCGCAGCCTGACGGAGCCCATTGTCCAGTACACCCTCGAACCATTGGTCTACGTTGGCCCGGCAGAGGGCAAACCGAAGGAGGAGTGGCAACTTAAGTCACCTAAAGAACTCCTGGATCTTAAAGTCTGTGACATGGCCATGGGGTCCGGTGCGTTTCTCGTGCAGGCCTGCCGCTACCTCGCCGAACGACTTGTCGAAGCATGGGAGAAAGTCGAAAAGGAACACGCAGGTACTTTTGTCACAACGCCGGAAGGAGAGATCTCGACAGGTTCAGTCGCTGAGCGCCTCATTCCTGCCGATGCTGCCGAACGCCTCGCGATCGCCAGGCGCACCGTAGCCGATCGCTGCCTCTATGGCGTCGACATCAACCCGATGGCAGTGGAAATGGCTAAGTTGAGTCTCTGGCTCATCACACTGCAGCGCGACCGGCCCTTCACATTTCTCAATCATGCACTCAAGTGCGGCGATTCCCTTCTCGGTGCAAGTTCCGTCCAGCAAATCGAAAACTTCAGCCTCCGTCCAGGCGAACATCAGATGACCTTTGCCACTGCCAATCTGTTCCGCTACGTGGAGGCTGCCTCCGATAAACGCCGCGCCCTCGAAGACCTGCCCTCTAACCATCACACCCAGATCGAAACCAAAAACCGTCTGCACGCTGAAGCCGAAGCAGCCACGGCCAAGGTCAAGGCCCTGGCCGACTGCCTCATCGCCTTTGAATTGCGCGGCCTCGACAGCGACGCCTACGAGGAACAACGCGCTGACGAAGCGGAGAAATTGCAACTCCTGATCAAGCATGATGTCGACGCAGGAATTGAAACTGCAAACCCACAATCTCAACTCGCTCGTACCGCTCGTGAGTCTCTGCGCGCTCACCGCACGTTTCACTGGCCCGTTGAATTTCCCGAGGTGTTCGCTCGTGGTGGGTTCGATGCTTTTGTTGGCAATCCGCCATTCATGGGGGGAACACGTTTAGAACCTGTGTTTGGAACTGATTTCCGAGAATACTTGGTTGAGCGCATCGCGTGCGGCGTTCGCGGTATGCGCGGCGCAGCGGACTTGTGTAGCTACTTTTTTCTCCGTGCAAGCCAATTGCTGAGCTCAAATGGCTCTGCTGGTCTAATTGGCACCAACTCTTTGGCGCAAGGTGACTCTGCAACTGTGGGGCTGGAAAGAATTGTTAACAGCGGTGCACAAATCTACCGCGCTAATTCATCGTCACCTTGGCCTGGCGCGGCGTCTCTGGAAGTTGCGCATGTGTGGTTTTCAAAGCGTCACATTGGGATAACACCGATGCTTGACGGTCGCGAGGTCTCGAGCATCAGTGCGCATCTCTCAGAAGAAGGCGCAACAATTGCCTTTACTCTTGAGGCCAACGCAGGCCAAGCTTTCGAAGGGGCGAAGACTGCGGGCATGGGCTTCGTGATCACGGAGGAAGAGGCTCACCAGCTCCTATCGGCAAATCCAGATAGTCGAGAAGTGGTCAAACCTTACCTTAACGGTGAGGATGTAAATACGCACCCAGAGCACTGTCCGAGCCGATGGATTATCAACTTCCGTGACTTTCCACTCGAACGAGATGAATCGATACCTCATTGCTCCCCGGTTGCAAGAGATTTCCCTGATGCCCTTTCGATCGTGGAATCTCGCGTTAAGCCGGAACGGATGCAATTGGAGGGCCGCACCCCCCAGGAACGAACGCTCAAGGAACGATGGTGGCAGTTCTATTTGTGGCGTCCAGCAATGACTTCTGCTCTGGCGGGCCGTAGTAGCGCATTAGTGTCTTCACGAGTAACCGCTCATCACAACTTCGTTCTTGTGCCCACAAATGTGGTGTTTTCCGACCGCCTTGTTGTAATCGCACGCGAAGACTGGGGCAGCTTCGCCATCATCTCCTCGTCAATTCATGCAGCGTGGGCACACCGACCAGGTGCCACAACGCACGAAACGCGTCTTACATACTTGCCGACTTGGGCCTATTCGACCTTCCCATTTCCACCGGACCTGCGAGGCTTGGAGACCGTTGGCGAAGCATATAGCAGGTACCGGCGGCAGCTCATGCTGGCGAGGCGTGAAGGACTGACAAGAACTTACAACCGTTTGCACGATCCCAAGAATAATTCTGAGGACATCGCCCGTCTGCGGGCATTGCACCTGGAAATGGATCAAGCCGTGGCTGCTGCCTACGGCTGGATCGATTTGGACTTGGGCCACCGATTCCGCGACACCAAGCAAGGCGTGCGCTATACACTCAGTGAGCCTGCCCGCCGCACCGTCCTGGACCGTCTCCTAGCCCTCAACCACCAGCGCTACGAGGAAGAAGTCCGCGCCGGCTTGCATAAGAGGAAGGGGAAGTCTGGCAAAGGTAGGCGGAAGGCAGAAGGTATGGTGCAAGAAGACGAGGCGGAATACGGAACGCTGAAACTAGACTTTTAA
- a CDS encoding DUF262 domain-containing protein, with translation MADTEQKQSLITPKDITLRAVFGEQRSYFIDIYQREYKWKDEEVRTLLNDVEARFLQYDRPKTHPEDIKQDVFKRFDPYFLNTFLTHNATGNSSIVDGQQRLTTLLLILIKLYQVLKDIEKDSANKGRTFSSQKLEELIFESNDFGGVARFKIFNENRDDAFRALVEGRVVEAKDETRRRIKENFALISEYFDSFLKGRDGLWDLAKTTYYITYLLDRISIVEIRIERQDNVAMIFEVVNDRGLGLKPYEILKGKLIGGLPERQKEEANKTWTELQEKYFNAELRNTTEKSVDLDTFFRGFFRAKFADTETEYERLESDYHYEMYRNDKIRTFFGEFKDRDLLFKRITKDLKYFADLYLTLRVGYDNESVIFNKLLDQNQQYLLILSSIRLDDPAKKEKIEGIARKFDQMHVILRLLDAYDSNEFQRLIYPLFSMVRGKDITEAVCSFDKQLITTLVSAGVIDEGQHTTAGELFTYERFKGMSNKWLNFSKYVLMRIDRHLASVLNKPSFAGGNLADLENQFNRTGNRRHGMHLEHIYTQHPANRVLFTKDGVFDESGFQQTRNLLGMVLLLKDKHNLSSNDDIYRDKCDTYSKSNLVWNELLVGHLQNVDMRELPEELQLEKIEPTADGVFPKDKVEERQKATYAAIKAIWGFA, from the coding sequence ATGGCGGACACAGAGCAGAAACAGAGTCTCATTACACCGAAAGACATCACACTGCGGGCTGTGTTTGGTGAGCAGCGGTCGTACTTCATCGATATTTATCAGCGAGAGTACAAATGGAAGGATGAAGAAGTTCGTACCCTGCTAAATGACGTAGAGGCGCGCTTCCTACAGTATGATCGTCCGAAAACACACCCCGAAGACATCAAGCAGGATGTTTTTAAACGATTCGACCCGTATTTCCTGAACACATTTCTCACGCACAACGCGACCGGCAATTCTTCAATCGTGGATGGACAACAGCGGTTGACCACTCTGCTTCTGATTCTGATCAAGTTGTACCAGGTCCTGAAGGACATTGAGAAAGATAGTGCCAACAAAGGCAGAACTTTCAGTAGCCAAAAACTAGAAGAATTGATCTTCGAGAGCAACGACTTCGGCGGTGTAGCACGGTTCAAGATCTTCAATGAAAATCGGGATGATGCCTTTCGCGCCCTTGTCGAGGGACGAGTTGTAGAGGCAAAGGATGAGACAAGGCGACGGATCAAGGAGAATTTTGCACTTATCAGCGAATACTTCGACTCGTTCCTGAAGGGGAGAGACGGGCTATGGGACCTGGCGAAAACGACGTACTACATTACGTACCTGCTTGACCGGATCTCTATCGTGGAGATCCGCATCGAACGGCAAGACAACGTGGCCATGATTTTCGAGGTTGTCAATGATCGAGGCTTGGGGCTGAAACCTTACGAGATCTTAAAGGGAAAGTTAATTGGTGGATTGCCAGAACGACAGAAGGAGGAAGCGAACAAGACGTGGACAGAGCTTCAAGAGAAGTACTTCAACGCGGAGCTGCGCAACACAACAGAAAAGAGCGTGGATCTGGACACTTTCTTCCGGGGCTTCTTCCGAGCCAAATTCGCAGACACAGAAACGGAATATGAGAGGCTCGAGAGCGACTACCACTACGAGATGTACCGAAACGACAAGATTCGAACGTTTTTCGGCGAGTTCAAGGATAGAGATCTACTGTTCAAGCGCATTACAAAAGATCTTAAATACTTCGCTGACCTCTACTTGACTTTGCGAGTCGGCTACGACAATGAATCAGTAATCTTCAATAAGTTGTTGGATCAGAATCAGCAATATCTTCTCATCCTCTCCAGCATCCGCCTCGATGATCCGGCTAAGAAGGAAAAGATCGAAGGCATTGCACGAAAGTTTGATCAGATGCACGTCATTCTGCGGCTATTAGATGCCTATGACAGCAATGAGTTTCAGCGGTTGATCTATCCGTTGTTCTCGATGGTTCGGGGAAAAGACATTACTGAGGCAGTATGTTCATTTGATAAGCAACTTATTACCACCTTGGTGTCTGCTGGTGTGATCGACGAGGGACAGCACACGACAGCGGGAGAACTCTTCACCTACGAGAGATTTAAGGGCATGTCGAACAAGTGGCTGAACTTCAGCAAATATGTGCTGATGCGCATTGATCGCCACCTGGCCTCGGTGCTGAACAAACCTTCTTTTGCGGGCGGAAATCTAGCCGACCTGGAGAATCAGTTTAACCGGACTGGGAATCGGCGACACGGCATGCATCTGGAGCACATCTATACACAACATCCGGCCAACAGGGTCCTTTTTACAAAGGACGGAGTTTTCGATGAGTCAGGATTCCAGCAGACGCGAAATCTTCTGGGGATGGTTCTGCTTCTCAAAGACAAACACAACCTGAGCAGCAACGATGATATCTATCGTGACAAGTGTGATACGTACAGCAAGAGTAATTTGGTGTGGAACGAGTTACTTGTTGGGCATCTACAGAATGTAGACATGCGAGAACTTCCAGAAGAGCTGCAATTGGAGAAAATTGAGCCTACTGCTGACGGGGTCTTCCCAAAGGACAAAGTCGAGGAGCGGCAGAAAGCCACGTACGCTGCAATTAAGGCCATCTGGGGTTTTGCATAA
- the drmA gene encoding DISARM system helicase DrmA produces MEPTQGSEARPVLDTSLPSPHAIRDELTEMVVKDLLGPAGGLDEELDQREDRANGRYLIGMLAPKSTRVEPEEQDALGTAEQDDSEVGPTDVSTPPTDTFFPNSMGLSFLVDSAAKAILVKTEWGRYRRVKSETQINKKTGAEATVWKREPLVGDPLTLLLKAGFFGPLCPRPDTDPTVVIQGKMQQTSRGWVVTVFFVNTSPEQDRKKDEAWVFQPKLWVLDAAQPPQPIFVQRRDWRHDLTKMDPITREETETLEMLYRHRLEFAVGHGVSIHVTSPEQDSTRATLLETEFVPRSEVEQQTPPTATDNPDLTAVVLDMKVLCSMPKADLLSSLRRLQIAYATWIEHEGAKPDDPAQRLEEHQSAAQRTIARCQRASMRLQEGIDLIEHNQQAEDAFRFANQAMWQQRLRSTYARKVRKSEVSAGAPMEPLDVPEIRSWRLFQLAFVLINLPSLTRLDHPDRSHPTDAVADLLWFATGGGKTEAYLGLTAYTLALRRLQGEVEGRPGDHGVAVLMRYTLRLLTLQQFQRAAALLCACEVIRKANGAKWGTVPFRLGLWVGSKATPNTLKQAAEALRQGNIGGRPTTGGTPHQLVSCPWCGREIKPHNVKVYESPNDIGRCVTYCGDATGSCEFSEAQAPKEGLPVMVVDEDIYRRPPSLLIATVDKFAQMPWKGETQHLFGQVNGLCLRHGFLSPEIEEDDTGNHPARGPLPRIQRQAHGPLRPPDLIIQDELHLISGPLGSMVTLYETAVDELCTWTVNGKQVRPKVIASTATIRRASDQVQKLFLRKLDVFPPQGTSITDSFFALQRPAGPEYPGRRYLGICAFGRRYPVTMIRVYVALMAAAQKLFEQYDNLADPWMTLTGYFNSIRELAGTRRLVEDDIRTRLRDADQRGLAKRLIRYGAVEELTSRKSGADIPKILERLEIIFDNAQEVQREADRKAGRQPTTRPYDAILATNMISVGVDIDRLGLMVMAGQPKTTSEYIQATSRVGRSRLGPGLVITVFNWARPRDLSHYETFEHYHETFYKHVEALSVTPFSPRALDRGLAGVLVALMRLREERLNGNEQAGSLQDTDPAMRDMVERLVARAENALHDPTVGALVRQMVMERRDHWLARVRSQRDFRLGYRDDSNGVVGLLKQAGVTGWELFTCLNSLRDVEGTADLILDPNPSGLRVDS; encoded by the coding sequence ATGGAGCCCACGCAAGGATCAGAAGCCAGACCAGTCCTCGATACCTCTCTCCCCTCTCCTCACGCAATCCGCGACGAGCTCACGGAGATGGTCGTGAAGGACCTCCTGGGGCCAGCGGGTGGACTGGATGAAGAACTCGATCAACGTGAGGATCGAGCAAATGGGCGTTATCTCATCGGCATGCTGGCCCCAAAATCTACTCGGGTAGAGCCAGAGGAACAGGATGCCCTGGGGACGGCAGAACAAGATGACAGCGAAGTTGGTCCCACGGATGTCTCAACCCCTCCCACCGACACCTTCTTTCCCAATTCGATGGGCCTGAGCTTTCTCGTTGATTCTGCGGCAAAAGCAATTCTTGTTAAAACGGAATGGGGCCGTTACCGCCGGGTAAAGAGCGAGACTCAGATCAACAAGAAGACTGGTGCGGAAGCCACCGTCTGGAAGCGTGAACCTCTCGTTGGAGATCCCCTCACGCTGCTGCTCAAGGCGGGATTCTTTGGCCCTCTATGCCCACGGCCTGATACCGACCCCACTGTGGTCATTCAGGGGAAGATGCAACAGACGTCACGCGGGTGGGTTGTGACGGTGTTCTTCGTGAATACCTCTCCTGAACAAGATCGGAAGAAGGATGAAGCGTGGGTCTTCCAGCCGAAACTCTGGGTGCTGGACGCAGCGCAGCCACCTCAGCCAATTTTTGTGCAGCGGCGAGATTGGCGTCATGACCTCACCAAAATGGACCCGATCACGCGCGAAGAAACTGAGACCTTGGAAATGCTGTATCGCCATCGGCTTGAATTTGCCGTTGGGCATGGGGTTTCCATTCACGTCACCTCGCCCGAGCAGGACTCCACGCGAGCGACTCTTTTAGAAACTGAGTTTGTCCCTCGCTCAGAGGTTGAACAACAGACTCCTCCAACCGCGACAGATAACCCGGACCTCACCGCAGTGGTCTTGGACATGAAAGTTCTCTGCAGTATGCCCAAGGCGGACCTGTTAAGCAGTCTTCGGCGGCTCCAGATCGCGTATGCAACATGGATTGAGCATGAGGGTGCCAAGCCTGACGATCCGGCACAGCGTCTGGAAGAGCATCAGTCAGCAGCTCAACGAACCATCGCTCGATGCCAGCGGGCCTCTATGCGTCTGCAAGAGGGGATTGATCTGATTGAGCACAACCAGCAGGCAGAAGACGCATTCCGGTTTGCCAATCAGGCGATGTGGCAACAACGTTTGCGTTCGACCTACGCCCGGAAGGTGCGAAAGAGTGAAGTCTCAGCAGGTGCGCCGATGGAGCCACTGGATGTGCCAGAGATCCGAAGCTGGCGACTCTTCCAGCTTGCGTTTGTCCTCATCAACCTGCCGAGTCTGACCCGACTCGATCATCCGGATCGGAGTCACCCAACCGACGCCGTGGCCGATCTTCTCTGGTTCGCGACTGGTGGCGGCAAGACCGAAGCGTATCTCGGCCTCACTGCCTATACGCTCGCGCTCCGTCGCCTGCAGGGAGAGGTTGAAGGCCGTCCAGGAGACCATGGCGTCGCCGTGTTAATGCGGTACACGCTCAGGCTCCTCACTCTCCAACAATTTCAACGCGCCGCGGCCCTGCTCTGCGCCTGTGAGGTGATCCGCAAGGCGAACGGTGCCAAGTGGGGAACCGTGCCATTTCGCCTTGGGTTATGGGTGGGAAGTAAGGCTACCCCGAATACGCTTAAACAAGCTGCGGAAGCACTACGCCAAGGAAATATTGGAGGCCGTCCCACGACAGGAGGCACGCCCCATCAGCTTGTGTCTTGCCCCTGGTGCGGTCGAGAGATCAAGCCTCATAACGTGAAGGTCTACGAATCTCCCAACGACATCGGCCGCTGCGTGACGTATTGCGGGGATGCCACCGGAAGCTGCGAGTTTTCTGAGGCACAGGCACCAAAAGAAGGCCTCCCCGTAATGGTCGTCGACGAGGACATCTACCGGAGGCCTCCATCCCTTCTTATTGCCACGGTTGATAAGTTTGCCCAGATGCCATGGAAGGGAGAAACACAGCATCTTTTTGGGCAAGTGAATGGCCTCTGTCTTCGACATGGGTTCTTGTCCCCTGAGATCGAGGAAGATGATACCGGCAACCACCCCGCACGTGGTCCGTTGCCGCGGATACAGCGTCAAGCCCACGGTCCGCTTCGCCCACCCGACCTCATTATCCAGGACGAGTTGCACTTGATCAGCGGGCCACTAGGTTCCATGGTTACGCTGTACGAAACAGCAGTCGATGAGCTCTGCACCTGGACGGTTAACGGCAAGCAGGTGCGGCCGAAAGTCATCGCTTCAACGGCTACGATCCGGAGGGCATCGGATCAGGTGCAGAAACTCTTCCTCCGCAAGCTTGACGTATTTCCACCACAGGGCACCTCGATTACAGACAGCTTCTTTGCGCTCCAGCGTCCTGCGGGACCTGAATATCCTGGCCGGCGGTATCTAGGCATCTGTGCCTTTGGCCGGCGATATCCCGTGACCATGATCCGCGTCTATGTCGCCCTGATGGCCGCCGCTCAGAAGTTGTTTGAACAATACGATAACCTGGCTGATCCCTGGATGACGTTGACGGGCTACTTCAACTCCATTCGTGAGTTGGCGGGAACTCGTCGTCTGGTAGAGGATGACATTCGCACTCGCTTGCGTGATGCCGATCAGCGGGGATTGGCAAAACGCCTAATCAGATATGGGGCGGTTGAAGAGTTGACCTCCAGAAAATCTGGCGCGGACATTCCCAAGATCCTCGAACGTCTGGAAATCATCTTTGACAACGCCCAGGAGGTTCAACGGGAGGCCGATCGAAAAGCTGGCCGGCAGCCAACAACTCGACCGTACGATGCCATCCTCGCCACCAACATGATTTCAGTGGGCGTAGATATTGATCGACTCGGATTGATGGTGATGGCGGGTCAGCCCAAGACCACGTCGGAATACATTCAGGCGACGAGTCGCGTAGGACGTTCCCGGTTAGGGCCTGGTCTGGTCATCACGGTGTTCAATTGGGCCAGACCACGCGACCTTTCACATTATGAGACGTTCGAGCATTATCACGAAACATTCTACAAGCATGTCGAAGCCTTATCTGTCACACCGTTTTCCCCTCGGGCACTCGACAGAGGTCTCGCGGGTGTGCTCGTGGCATTGATGCGCTTGCGCGAAGAGCGGCTGAACGGCAACGAACAAGCTGGTAGCCTCCAGGATACCGATCCTGCCATGCGTGACATGGTCGAACGTCTAGTGGCTCGGGCAGAGAATGCCCTCCATGACCCGACAGTGGGAGCGTTGGTTCGGCAAATGGTGATGGAGCGCCGCGATCATTGGCTGGCTCGGGTGCGCAGCCAGCGCGATTTCCGTCTCGGCTATCGTGACGATTCCAATGGTGTTGTCGGACTTCTCAAGCAAGCTGGGGTCACAGGCTGGGAACTCTTCACCTGTCTCAATAGCCTGCGAGACGTAGAAGGAACTGCGGACCTCATTCTCGATCCTAATCCATCAGGCCTTCGGGTCGACTCGTAG
- the drmB gene encoding DUF1998 domain-containing protein, with the protein MNELGELRPSQLIYTFGIGALLDLPNTSGLILGLDDWDTRYCTEITEDRLLGAIQRKLGAQVKQLYLPPISFDDDHRDPAAPAVGIPVALFPRWLRCPLCDTLATIESGIFRLVQDQWRPDRTRYVHQTCGRSGGTNPPTGLPVRFLLACREGHLTDFPWVEYVHNGRVPCKPARLTLREYGASGDASDIIVKCLECNEDRRMGDAFDRDRFQIGCSGHHPHLRTVDTAGCPEEARTILLGSSNSWFPLVMSALSLPPNAEDKLTLLIEENWKDLKDIPSFDVARYATAPSRMPAFAAFSAEQIWAAIEVRQRGGDQAGQEGSDLKIPEWNLLTKHQLPAATKDFRITRAPAPTGFEALFEPTILLERLREVRALLAFTRIESKGDFADADYVDDDRQTSLSRQPPTWLPASEVRGEGIFLRLKEDALQAWEQRPEVRQLEQEFLQAHKSWRRLRKQQPPEGGFPAIRYVLLHSLSHVLMRQIVLECGYTAASVRERLYVRTPGQDTGPMAGILIYTAASDSEGTLGGLVHLGQPGTLGRQLSQGLEAIRICGSDPLCADHAPQGEGRTVHGACCHACLFAPETSCEKGNRFLDRSALIATFAGKGVEFFNGL; encoded by the coding sequence TTGAACGAACTTGGCGAGCTCAGACCCAGCCAACTCATCTATACCTTCGGGATTGGTGCACTTCTCGATCTGCCCAACACATCAGGGCTGATACTCGGTCTCGATGACTGGGATACACGCTACTGTACGGAAATTACGGAGGATCGCCTGCTGGGAGCGATTCAACGTAAGCTTGGGGCTCAGGTGAAGCAGTTATACCTCCCGCCAATTAGCTTCGATGACGACCATCGAGATCCGGCCGCTCCAGCCGTTGGTATTCCGGTTGCGCTGTTTCCTCGGTGGCTCCGCTGTCCCCTCTGTGACACCCTTGCCACCATCGAGTCCGGTATTTTCAGGCTAGTACAAGATCAATGGCGTCCGGATCGGACTCGATATGTTCATCAGACTTGCGGAAGATCAGGAGGGACCAACCCGCCCACAGGCTTGCCAGTTCGTTTTCTCTTGGCATGTCGGGAGGGACACCTCACGGATTTCCCATGGGTTGAGTACGTCCATAACGGCCGAGTTCCGTGTAAGCCTGCACGATTGACACTGCGGGAATATGGCGCATCGGGGGATGCATCGGACATCATTGTGAAGTGTTTGGAATGCAATGAGGATCGCCGCATGGGCGACGCGTTTGATCGTGACCGATTCCAAATTGGCTGTAGCGGTCACCATCCTCATCTCCGAACGGTGGACACGGCCGGTTGTCCAGAAGAGGCGCGCACCATCCTCCTCGGTTCGTCCAATAGCTGGTTTCCACTGGTGATGTCCGCCCTGTCCCTTCCTCCAAATGCAGAAGACAAGTTGACTCTCTTAATTGAGGAGAATTGGAAAGATCTCAAGGATATTCCCTCATTCGATGTAGCGCGCTACGCGACTGCGCCCTCTCGCATGCCCGCATTCGCTGCTTTTTCAGCCGAGCAAATATGGGCAGCCATAGAGGTGCGACAACGAGGCGGTGATCAAGCGGGACAGGAGGGAAGTGACCTTAAGATCCCTGAATGGAATCTCCTTACGAAGCATCAGCTGCCAGCTGCGACTAAGGACTTTCGGATTACGCGAGCGCCTGCACCAACCGGCTTTGAGGCTCTGTTTGAGCCAACAATCCTCCTAGAGCGTCTCAGAGAGGTACGGGCGCTGCTCGCGTTTACTCGAATTGAGTCGAAGGGCGACTTTGCTGATGCGGACTACGTTGATGATGATCGTCAGACCTCACTCAGCCGGCAACCCCCGACTTGGTTGCCCGCCTCAGAAGTACGCGGGGAAGGCATCTTTCTTCGTCTGAAGGAGGATGCGTTGCAGGCCTGGGAACAGCGGCCCGAAGTGCGGCAACTTGAGCAAGAGTTCTTGCAGGCCCACAAGAGCTGGCGACGCTTGCGGAAGCAGCAACCACCTGAAGGTGGGTTTCCTGCAATCCGATATGTGCTGCTTCATTCACTCTCACACGTGTTGATGAGACAGATCGTACTGGAATGTGGCTACACCGCGGCCAGTGTGCGTGAGCGTCTCTATGTGCGGACTCCGGGACAAGATACTGGCCCTATGGCTGGGATTCTGATTTATACCGCCGCCTCTGACAGCGAGGGAACGTTGGGGGGACTTGTGCATTTGGGGCAACCAGGCACCCTTGGTCGCCAGTTATCTCAAGGGCTCGAAGCGATCCGGATCTGTGGATCGGATCCCCTTTGTGCCGACCATGCTCCTCAGGGAGAAGGCCGCACTGTGCACGGAGCCTGTTGTCATGCATGCCTCTTCGCACCGGAAACCTCGTGTGAGAAAGGTAATCGTTTTCTTGATCGGAGTGCACTAATTGCGACATTCGCAGGCAAAGGCGTTGAGTTCTTTAACGGTCTATAG